The DNA window CCTCTTACGACACCTATTGGCGGTGGTTTCCGCAGCCTGAACGTGACTTTGAGACAGGTATTAGACCTGTACGCTTGTATCCGACCCGTGAAATATTATAAGGGTGTCCCGAGTCCTGTAAAAAATCCCGAGAAGATGAATATTGTTATATTCCGCGAAAATACGGAAGATGTGTATGCAGGAATCGAATGGAGGGAAGGGAGCGACGAGGCGCTGCAGGTGATCGATTATTTGAAAGAAAAATTTGGTGTCGAAATCAGGAGAGATTCAGGTATCGGCATAAAACCGATTAGTATAACGGGTACCAAACGTTTGGTTCGCAAAGCGATTCAGTTTGCGGTTGAGAATGGGAAACGAACTGTGACATTTGTACACAAGGGCAATATAATGAAGTACACTGAAGGAGCGTTTAGAGATTGGGGCTATGAATTGGCGTCGGAAGAATTCGGGTCTGAAACTATCTCTGAGAAAGATCTATGGGATAATCATAATGGAGAATTACCTGACGGAAAGATACTCATAAACGACAGGATAGCCGACAGTATGTTTCAACAGATTCTTACCCGCACAGAGGACTATCAGGTCGCCGCTATGCCGAATCTTAACGGTGACTACCTCTCCGATGCTTGTGCCGCTCAAGTCGGAGGTCTTGGAATGGCTCCGGGAGCAAATATAGGCGACGAGATCGGATTGTTCGAAGCCACGCACGGAACGGCTCCCAAATATGCTGATAAGAATATGGTTAACCCCGGCTCATTGATTCTTTCGGGAGTTATGATGCTCAAATATCTCGGTTGGTCGGAATCCGCAGCTCTCATCGAATCGGCATTGGAAAAAACCATTCAGCAAAAAAGAGTTACTTATGACCTTGAGCGACAGATGGACGGCGCAACCAAATTAGGTACGTCGGAGTTCGCTGAGGCAATAGCGCAAAACCTCTGAGTAAAATAAAAATTGTTTGTTGATTACGCCGTATTAAAAGTTAAAGCCGGAAATGGCGGCAACGGGATAATTAGCTTCCGAAGGGAAAAACACGTTCCGAAAGGCGGACCCGATGGGGGGAACGGCGGTAACGGCGGAAGCATAATCGCTGAGACAGATTCCAATCTTTCAACACTTCAGGACATTAAGTATCGGAAAAGCTACAAAGGAAAAAGGGGAATGCACGGTTCCGGCGCGAATAAGAGCGGCAAAAGAGGCGACCCGGTGATAATCAAAGTGCCGCCCGGCACCCTGATAAAAAACGCTGACACAGGGGAGTTAATAGCCGACCTGACCGAACCGGACGAAAGCGTTGTTGTTGCGAAAGGAGGTAGGGGCGGAAAAGGAAATGCTTCTTTTAAAACGGCAACGTTTCAAAATCCCGATGAATCTGAATTGGGAACCAAAGGAGAAGAAGTCACACTCGAGCTGGAACTTAAATTATTGGCTGACGTGGGAATCGTCGGCTATCCGAATGCGGGGAAATCTACACTGCTATCACGCATAAGCTCTGCCAGACCTAAGATTGCCGATTACCCGTTCACTACGCTTGAGCCTAATCTCGGTATCGTCCGTATAGAAGACTATAAAAGCTTCCTGGTTGCCGATATACCCGGCTTGATAGAGGGCGCGCACAAAGGGAAGGGACTTGGCGACCGCTTCCTTAAACATATCGAACGAACAAAAATTATTTTGTATCTGATAGATTTTCTCGAAGAATCTCCCGCTGATACATTTAAAAAGTTAAAGCATGAATTGTCTTCGTATAAAGTTGACCTGTCGAGTAAGCCTTATCTTGTTTCCTTGAATAAGATAGATGCCCTTGAAGAATCGAAAAGAAAATCAGGCTCGCAAATTGGAGATAAAGAACCCTTTATGATATCCGCCGTCAGTGGCGAAGGAGTGGATTCATTACTACACGGATTATGGGATGAGCTCAAAAAACTTTCCGATTGAAGACATACTTCGGCTCTACAACGCTCCTAATGTGGGTCCGGCAACATTCATATCTTTTGTAGAAGAGTTCGGCTCTCCCGCAGAAGTGTTTCGCCGGTCAGCGGGTGAACTTTGCGCAATAAAAAGAATCAATACAGATAGAGCTTCGGCGATTCTTTCATCCGACAGCAGCGAATTCATTTCATCTCAATTAGCGTTAATAGAACGGACAGGCTGCAAGATGGTTTCCTATTGGGACGATGAATATCCACAGCGGCTGAAAACCATTTTCGACCCGCCGCCCTTTTACTTCATCAGAGGCGAGTTAATAGACGAAGACGATTACGCGCTTGCGGTTGTGGGCACAAGAGGCGTGACATCCTATGGCAAATTGATGACAGAAAAGCTCGTAACCGAGCTTGCGCGGGAAGGATTAACGATTGTAAGCGGACTCGCATCGGGAGTTGATTCTATCGCGCACAAAGCGGCTCTTGCCATAGGCGGAAGGAGTATCGGCGTTCTCGGTTCGGGTTTGGACAGGATATACCCGCAGGAAAACACCGGCTTGGCGAAAAGTCTGTCTGAAAAAGGCGCGCTCATCAGCGAGTTTCCTATGGGCACAGCTCCCGACAGAGGCAACTTCCCGCAGCGGAATCGGATTATAAGCGGCTTGAGTCTCGGAACTCTGGTGATTGAGGGAGACGTAAAAAGCGGCGCACTCATCACGGCATATTACGCTGTGGATCAAAATCGGGAAGTGTTTGCGCTTCCAGGAAATGCGACTTCGAAAATGAGCAGAGGGCCGCATCGGCTCATTCGCACAGGAGCGAAACTGG is part of the Candidatus Neomarinimicrobiota bacterium genome and encodes:
- the icd gene encoding isocitrate dehydrogenase (NADP(+)), with the protein product MAYDKLNLPDNGEKIKFENGNIVVPANPIIPFIEGDGIGPDIWKATKIVIDAAVEKAYGSEKSIEWLEIYAGEKANDLYGEYLPDDTTAAIRDFFVAIKGPLTTPIGGGFRSLNVTLRQVLDLYACIRPVKYYKGVPSPVKNPEKMNIVIFRENTEDVYAGIEWREGSDEALQVIDYLKEKFGVEIRRDSGIGIKPISITGTKRLVRKAIQFAVENGKRTVTFVHKGNIMKYTEGAFRDWGYELASEEFGSETISEKDLWDNHNGELPDGKILINDRIADSMFQQILTRTEDYQVAAMPNLNGDYLSDACAAQVGGLGMAPGANIGDEIGLFEATHGTAPKYADKNMVNPGSLILSGVMMLKYLGWSESAALIESALEKTIQQKRVTYDLERQMDGATKLGTSEFAEAIAQNL
- the obgE gene encoding GTPase ObgE; this encodes MFVDYAVLKVKAGNGGNGIISFRREKHVPKGGPDGGNGGNGGSIIAETDSNLSTLQDIKYRKSYKGKRGMHGSGANKSGKRGDPVIIKVPPGTLIKNADTGELIADLTEPDESVVVAKGGRGGKGNASFKTATFQNPDESELGTKGEEVTLELELKLLADVGIVGYPNAGKSTLLSRISSARPKIADYPFTTLEPNLGIVRIEDYKSFLVADIPGLIEGAHKGKGLGDRFLKHIERTKIILYLIDFLEESPADTFKKLKHELSSYKVDLSSKPYLVSLNKIDALEESKRKSGSQIGDKEPFMISAVSGEGVDSLLHGLWDELKKLSD
- the dprA gene encoding DNA-protecting protein DprA — translated: MSSKNFPIEDILRLYNAPNVGPATFISFVEEFGSPAEVFRRSAGELCAIKRINTDRASAILSSDSSEFISSQLALIERTGCKMVSYWDDEYPQRLKTIFDPPPFYFIRGELIDEDDYALAVVGTRGVTSYGKLMTEKLVTELAREGLTIVSGLASGVDSIAHKAALAIGGRSIGVLGSGLDRIYPQENTGLAKSLSEKGALISEFPMGTAPDRGNFPQRNRIISGLSLGTLVIEGDVKSGALITAYYAVDQNREVFALPGNATSKMSRGPHRLIRTGAKLVTSAEDILSELDSIVERGRKPKQTKLVFDFSPDEQTIMEVLDSEPLYIDEIAERCSIATSQALGTLLGLELRSLVRQLPGKMFISLVHN